ACTCTGACTCCAGCATAACCCCTATATCATGGATTAGGGCTGCTATGATAGTATCTGTGATTTTTTTATTGTCCAAACCATATTCAGATGCGATGGCGGCAGATATATAGGCTACTCTATGGTGATGGTTTGATAGATCGGGATTGACAAGATCTACTATTTTGGAGATATTGTATGCTAAATCGAAGATCGATATAACATAACTCCCTATTAGATCATTTGAGTATGTTGTTCTATCTTTAAAGAAAGCCATATAATAATTATATTGTTTTAATTATAAAATTCAAGCAAAAAAAGAATATAAAACTTTTTGCATAAGTGCAATTGTTAAGGTATTGATGATGAATGATAATTAAGTGGCTATTGTTTTTGGTGTTGCAAAATTGCAATAAAAAAGTTTTTTGTATTTTGAAAAATTGTTGTAAAATAATGATTGATTGTTGGTATAATTTTGGTATGTGTTTTGCCTGATATCTCCTAATAAATACATTAGGAGGTATTTAAAGATGAAATACTTTAAAATGTTATTTGTAATTGGGTTGTCATTGCTCTTTGCTTCAACAGTTTTTGCTAATCAGGTGGTTATCAAATTTTCCCACGTTGTTGCACCTGATACCCCTAAGGGGCTTGCCGCTAATTTTTTTAAATCATATGTGGAAAAAGAATCTAAAGGTCAGATTAAGGTAGAAGTTTTCCCCAACTCAACTCTTTACGGTGATAGAGAAGAGGTGGAGGCCCTTAAGATGAATGCTGTCCAGATCATTGCACCAAGTTTTTCAAAATTTACAGGTTTTGTACCCCAGTTTCAGTTGTTTGATTTGCCATTTTTGTTTGAAAATGAAAAGCAGCTTCATAAGTTTCTTGACGGTGAATGGGGGCAGAAGATGCTCAAGCTTGTTGAGCCTAAGGGTATGATTGGTCTTGCTTATTGGGATAATGGTTTTAAAGATATCTCTAATAATAAAAGGGAGATAAGAAAACCAGAAGATGCTGCTGGTTTGAAGTTTAGGATCATGTCTTCAAAGGTGTTAGAGGCTCAGTTTAAGGCTCTTGGAGCAAACCCTCAAGTACTCCCATTTAGTGAGGTGTATTCTGCTCTTCAGCAGGGGGTAGTGGATGGTGCGGAAAATCCTGTTTCAAATTTCTACACACAAAAGATGCATGAAGTTCAGAGGTATTACACAGTGTCTGGTCATGGTTACTTGGGCTATCTTGTGGTAACTAATAAAATATTCTGGAATTCATTATCACCTGAGCACAAAAAGATTGTGATGGAAGGTATTAAGCAGGCTACCATTAAGGAAAGGGAGTGGGCAGCCAAATTGGATGATGATTATTTTGCTAAGGTAAAAGCCTATGGTAAGATACAGATCTATACCCTCACCCCTGAAGAAAAGAAACTCTGGCAAAAGAAACTTATGGCCATATATCCTCAGTTTTATGATGTGATAGGTAAGGAATATATAGATGCGGCTTTAAATACTAAATAATTTTCTTAAAGGCCCTATTTTAAATGGGGCCCATCTTTTTATGAAGGAGCCAAAGATGCTTAAGTTTTTTGAGTTTTTAGACAGTTGGCTTGATAGGATTAATATATTTATAATGTCTGTGATGATGGGTGTTGCCACCGTTGTTGCCTTTATCAATGTGGTTTTAAGGTATGGCTTTAATATGTCTCTTACATGGGCAGGTGAATTGACATCATATCTCTTCATATGGTCAGTCTTGTTTGGAACAGCCTATGGATTTAAGATCGGGATGCATTTGGGGGTTACTGCACTTATACAAAGATTAAAACCTAAAACTGCTAAGAATCTTTTGACTCTTAGTCTATTTATCGTTTTTATATTTCTCTTGATTTTGATAAAATGGGGTTATGATTTTGTAAAATTTAACTATGAATTAGAGCAAGTTTCTGTGGATTTACATATTCAATTCTGGATAATTTATCTTTGTGTCCCAATAACTATGGCTATTTCTTGTTATCAAATACTTCTTAAGATAATCAAAATAATAAAAATGCCAGCAGAAGAATTCTCTTATGATTTGGTAATGAAGGAGCATTGATATGGCTACGATAGTTCTGTTTGGACTTTTATTTCTATTGCTTTTTATTGGAGTACCTATAGCAATTTCTTTAGGTATTTCAAGTACATTGGTTATACTTTTTTTTACCCAGATGCCTACCCTTGTGATACCTCAGAAGATGTTTACCTCAATAGACAAATTTGCTTTGATGGCAATACCACTTTTTATTTTAGCAGGTAACTTTCTTTCCCAGGGTGGTGCTGCAAGGAGGATTATAAGGTTTGCAAGGGCTATGGTTGGACATCTGCCAGGTGGGCTTCCCATGTCTGCGATTTTTGCTTGTATTATTTTTGCTGCTGTTAGCGGTTCATCCCCTGCTACTGTTGCGGCTATTGGATCAATAATGATGGGTGCTATAAAGGAGGCAGGGTATAATGATAAATTCTCCATAGGCTCTATAACCTGTGCTGGATCTTTGGGTATACTCATTCCACCGTCCATAGTCATGATTGTCTATGGCGTGACTGTTGACCAATCTATAGGTAAACTTTTTATGGCTGGAGTAATACCAGGGTTGCTTCTTGGTGGTGGTTTGATGCTCGTAACGTATATAGCTGCAGTAAGATCAGGTTTTAAGCGGGAAAAGATGGCATCTTTAAAGGAGATTTTTGGAAGTTTTATGGATGCATTTTGGGGCTTATTGGTTATTGTGATTGTTATTGGCGGTATTTATGGTGGTATATTTACACCTACCGAAGCAGCAGCAGCATCTGCGGTCTATGCGTTTTTTATATCGATGTTTGTTTATAAGGATATTAAATGGAAAGATGTTCCAAATATCATAAGAGCCTCTGCTACCACATCTGCTATGGTGATGTTTATTATAGCAAATGCAATGCTGTTTGCTTTCGTCCTAACTTATCTGCAAATCCCACAAAACCTCGCCCAATGGATAATTGATATGAACTTTAATAAATATGTGTTTTTGGTATTTGTAAATGTGTTGTTGCTTATTGCTGGAAATTTTATGGAGCCTTCCAGTATTATTATGATATTGGCACCTCTTCTTTTCCCCGTAGCCATGACCCTTGGTATAGATCCTATTCATCTTGGTGTAATTATGACGGTTAATATGGAAGTGGGTATGCTTACTCCGCCAGTAGGTCTGAACCTCTTTGTAGCCTCAAGTATTACAGGACAGAGTATCGAAAGTGTTATCAAGGCTACAATACCATGGATGTTTGCTTTACTTGTAGGTCTCATCATTGTTACTTATGTTCCTTCGATATCTTTATTTTTACCAAAACTTATATACGGTGGGTAGTTCTCTTGAGCGGGGGTTATCCCCGCTTTTTAAATGAAATAAACTAAAAAGGTTAGTATACAAATTATAAGATAAATGGGCATGATGGTTTCGTAGAGTTGCCAAAAGTTTATATTCATTTTTTCTGTGATTTTTTGTCCTGCTAATTCCGAAATATTGTTGAAAATGCCCATTGAAACAAAGAGGGTAAAAGATACAACGAAACTGTATTTGTTTATATTGTAGCTACTCAATATGGAGTTATATATGGGATACAATATGAGGATGATCCCTAAGGGGTCTATTAACTCTTTCATGAAAAAGGCCACAATATATAAAATAATAATCATATAATATACTTCTGAAAAGGATAAGGTGAGATAGTTTATCACATCCTGATTTGCAAAATTATAGATATGGAAGAAGGTAACCAAAAAGATAAAGTAGACAATACCAGTTATTATTCCCGTTCTTGGCATTGATTGAAGCAAAGAGTCGATGAGGTTACTTAAAAATCTATTTTTATTATATAAAAAGGCAATAAAAAGGGAATATAAGAAGGATATGATGGCTACTATATCTATAGGGTATGATTTTATAAATATTAGAAAATATATTAACAACGCATTGCTGTAAATGGAAACTATAGAAAAGATATCTACTTGCCCTTTTGTAACATTTAGTTTGTTTTTAACAAAAAGATAGTATGAAATGATAATGAAAGGTACAGCAACTAAAAGGGAATAGATGATTGTAGTTTTCAAAGATATTTTCAAAAGTGATGCTATAATGATTATTGGTATTGAAACTGGCAAGATATAGTTTGCTGATGAAAGCAAAAAAATCGCCTTAATGTAATCTTTTTCAGTTTTAAATTCCTTAGGTGAAAAACTCTTTTCAAAACCGCTAAAAAATACCATACTTGTGGAGGATACTGTAATCGTAGGTAAGGAGAAAGCAAGAAACGAAATGAGATTATTCCCCAATAAACTAAAGATACTGCTCTTAAATCGATTTAAAAGTCCAGAATTGATTATGATATCTGAGCTTATTATAAAAAATGGTATTGCTGTAACCTCTGGTAAAAGTAGAACCTCCTGTAATTTTTCTGATAAAAGAAATATACCTTCGTCGTAGTTGAATTGAAGTACTGCTATGTAGGTAATAGAGATCGATAATAGAATAGTATTTAGGCTCAATCTAAATAATGAAAGTATGATAAGCCCTACAATAAATATAAAGTAAAATGTCATTTTTTATCGAACCTTAGTATTATTATTAATATTAAAAAGAGTATACTATAAAAAAGCTTGATATATGCCAATGTTAGAAAAAAAAGTACGACCATAATGACGGTTTCAAGTTTGGTTAGATCTACTTTAATAAGATTAACGTTTAGCCTGTAGCTTTTATCGATGAAGTAGGAATACACGATGACAAAAGATATAACAACAAGATAGATATAATCAACAAATTTAATATCATAGGATGTGAAATATCCTGATAATCGATTGATGCCAAACATAGTTATTGTAAAAAAAAATAAAGCTATTATAGCCCCATATTTTCTAACTCCTTTTGAATCTCTGCACTTAAATGATTATAAAATATCTGTTTATGTTTACGATAAAAATCTTCCCAAATCTTTTTTTCTGATGGGGAGAGTTCGTATATGACAACTTTGTTGTTTGATTTTAGTCTAAAGTAGTCAATGTAATTTAGATTCTGAGTGATGCTTTTTTCGAATTCTGTAGCCTTTTTCAAAGAGTCCTGAATAAGTGTTCGCTCATTTTGCGTCAAATTGTTCCAAAATTTTTTTGAGATCACAACAGCATACCCCAGATAACCATGGTTGGATAGTGTTATATATTTTTGATATTCATGAAGTTTTTGGGAATAGATATTATTAAAGGTATTTTCCTGACAATCGATGATTTTTTCTGCAAGGAGATGTTTTAGACTACTAAAAGGATAGGTGAATGGCAGGGCTCCTGCTAAAGAAAACTGTGAGTTGAGGATTTGGCTACCCATCGTTCTTACCCTTAGACCCTTTAAATCCTGGGGCGTTTTGATGAGTTTATCCCTGCAGGTGATCTGCTTGAACCCGTTTTCCCAAAAATCAAGTATTATTATTCCATGATTTTCAGCCTGTTTTTCTAATATATCTGTAATTCTTGATCTACAAAAAGATCTGAAATGATCTTCATCTGTAAAAAGAAATGGGATGTCAAAAACTTGAAAATCTCTTATCTTATCACTAAATTTTGAAAAGCTTGGGGCTGCCATTTGAACAATATTTTTTTCAAGGGCTCTTATAATCGGTATATCATCAAAAAGGATTCCGTTGGCGTAGATTAAAACTTTTATTTTCCCTTGTGATGTTTTCTCAAGATCTTTTTTAAAGTATTCCACAGCCATGCCTTTTGGACTATCTGGGCTTACAACATGGCTAAATCTTATCACTGTTTCAGCAAAGATTGATTGATAAAATATCAATAATATCAATATAATCTTAAACATTTTTTATTCTTGATAGTTTTCGATGAAAAGTTGCAGGGTCTATTTTTGCTATTTTACTTGCCTGCTGGATGTTGTTATTAGTCAGTGTAAGGAGTTTTTGGAGGTACTCTTTTTCAAAGTTTAATTTTGCTGTTTTGTAGTCTAGTAGTGTATTGTTTATCTCTGGATTACCTACTATATGATCTTTTATTATATCTTCCTTTAGTATATCCCCATCTGATAAGGCGACAGCTTTCTCTATCATGTTTTCAAGTTCTCGCACATTGCCAGGCCAGTTATGTGAAAAAAGCAGTTTCATAAATGTAGGGGATATTCTCATCTCTTTTTTCCCAAAAGCATTGCAATACTTTTTTACAAAGTATTCGGCAAGATAGGGTATGTCCTCTGTTCTTTCCCTTAAAGGAGGGATTTTTATTGTGATGACATTAATTCTATAATAAAGATCACTTCTAAATCTCTTTTCTTCAACTTCTTTTGCAAGGTCTCTATTAGTGGCGGATATTATACGTATATCTATATCGATTAGATCTGATGACCCTAATCTCTTTATATTTCTCTCCTGAATAACCCTGAGTAGCTTTGTTTGGAGGCTCAAAGAGGCTTCACCGATTTCATCCAAGAAGATTGTGCCATGGTTTGCTTCTTCAAAATACCCTTTTTTGGTTATGTCTGCGCCGGTAAAGGCACCTTTTTCGTAACCAAAGAAAAGGCTTTCTTCAAGAGTCTCTGGGATTGCTGCACAGTTTACAGCTAAAAAACGGTTTTTATTTCTATGGCTTAAATTGTGTATTGCCCTTGCTATAAGTTCTTTTCCAGTTCCTGATTCCCCTATGAGTAGTATGTTACTGTTTACGGTGGATATCTTTTTAATGATGCCAAGAAGATCCTCCATTTTTTTACTTTTGGCAATGATGTTTGAGATACCGTAGAGGTCATTTATATTTTTCTGGAGTATTTTTAGGTCTGTTTTTAATTTTGAATTTTCTATACCTTTTTTGATTTTGATCATCAGTTCATCTATATTATCAAAAGGTTTTGTTATGAAATCAAAGGCACCTTTTTTGACTGCATCTACAGCTGTCTCTATGCTGCCATAAGCGGTCATCATAATGAATGTTATGTCTGAAAAGTCTCTATTTATAATGTTTAATACCTCAAAACCTGAAAGCTCAGGCATCAGATTGTCACATATCACAAGATCTGGGTAGATCTTGTCTATTTTGTTTAAAGCTTCTAAGGGGGATCTGAATTTGAAAACTTCGTATTCACCAGCCAAAAATTCACCGAAGAACTCTAATGTGTATATTTCGTCATCTATTATAAATATCTTATCCAATGTGCTCACCTCTTAGTTTAGTTTATATAAGTGTTAGATTACTGTCAAGGCTGTTAATTTTTTATAATTATTTCAAACTCTGTGCCTTTTCCATATTCTGATGACACTTTAATATCCCATCCCATATCCCTTATAATGGCATTTGTTACCGATAAGCCCAATCCTGTACCCTTTCCGACTTCCTTAGTTGTAAAAAAAGGATCAAAGATCTTGTTTAGATGTTCTTTTTTTATTCCAGAACCTGTATCTTTTATCTTAACAGATCTATATTGGGCTGATTCTTCATAGGAAAGCTCAATAATGCCGTTTTCCTTCAAGGCGTCTAATGAGTTTGAAATGAGGTTTAGAAATACCTGATGCATTTTCCCTTTGCTAGCCTTTACTAATATAGGATATTTTAGATTGTTATTTATAGTTATTTTTTTCTTTTTTATAATGCTGCCAAAGATTTTAATTGCAAAGTTTACAGACTCTCTGAGATCAAACTCTTCATGTTTTTCTACCCCCTGTCTTGCATAATCTAAAAGGTTTTGGACTATGTTTTTGGTTTCTTTGCCGGCTTCTATAATGATATTTATAAGCTCTTTTTCCTTAGATCCTTCTTCGAACCGTTTGGAAAGAAGCTGGGATATGTTAAGTATTCCCACGAGGGGGTTATTTATCTCATGGGCAACGCCACCAGCTAATAAACCAAGAGCAGATAATTTTTCGGCCTGGATTAATTGGGCCTCTAAATCTTTTATTTTGCTTATGTCTCTAACAAGTTCTACACAGGCTGTGACATCCCCTTTTTCATCAAAGAGGGGTGCCCATATTACTTCGTATTGCCCTTTGTTACCTTTTAAAAAATCTACGGTGGATACACTGAAGCTTTTTTTAGACTCAAAAACCTGTTCGAACATACAAAAGGGGCATTTCTGTTGCCTTCCTGTAATCTTTTCATAGCAATATCCTGTTTGGATGTCAGGTAGTTTTTTTACAATATAGCTGTTAGCCCATAACAGTTGGTAATTTTTATCTATGAGGATAACTCCTTCATCTATTGACTCTACAATTCTCTGGAATTTTTCATGTTCCAATTGGAAAAGTTTTTGATATTTCTCTTTTTCATAGATAAATCTGTTTACGGTTATTTTTATCGTAAATAGTAGTATTAGGATTATAGTGCCAAATATCAGTGCAGAAAAGCCAATCTTAAGCTCTTTATCCATTAGACCAGAATAGTAATATTTAAATGGAGCATAAATATAGATATCAAGGCTATTGTAAAAGCTTGCACCTGTAACCGAATATTCGGAACCGCCACTTAATATGGAAAACTGTTTTTCTTTTTTGTTAATTATTTCGGGATAAAAATTGATGTACTCAGAGGAGTATGATATTGTACCATCTTTGTTTAAGATAAGTATATTTTCACCAAAAAGAAGGTTTGATAGGATCTCATCTAAGTTAACCAAAGAGATATAATGGGTATCTTCCTTCTTTATATGGATTGCTAAGTAGTTTTTATTGTTTATTTGGGTGACAAATACCTTATTTTTAAGTTGGTAGTTTATTATGTCAATATTTAGTGGTTCTGTTATATTTGTAAAAATG
This genomic window from Calditerrivibrio sp. contains:
- a CDS encoding TRAP transporter small permease; protein product: MLKFFEFLDSWLDRINIFIMSVMMGVATVVAFINVVLRYGFNMSLTWAGELTSYLFIWSVLFGTAYGFKIGMHLGVTALIQRLKPKTAKNLLTLSLFIVFIFLLILIKWGYDFVKFNYELEQVSVDLHIQFWIIYLCVPITMAISCYQILLKIIKIIKMPAEEFSYDLVMKEH
- a CDS encoding TRAP transporter large permease subunit, producing the protein MATIVLFGLLFLLLFIGVPIAISLGISSTLVILFFTQMPTLVIPQKMFTSIDKFALMAIPLFILAGNFLSQGGAARRIIRFARAMVGHLPGGLPMSAIFACIIFAAVSGSSPATVAAIGSIMMGAIKEAGYNDKFSIGSITCAGSLGILIPPSIVMIVYGVTVDQSIGKLFMAGVIPGLLLGGGLMLVTYIAAVRSGFKREKMASLKEIFGSFMDAFWGLLVIVIVIGGIYGGIFTPTEAAAASAVYAFFISMFVYKDIKWKDVPNIIRASATTSAMVMFIIANAMLFAFVLTYLQIPQNLAQWIIDMNFNKYVFLVFVNVLLLIAGNFMEPSSIIMILAPLLFPVAMTLGIDPIHLGVIMTVNMEVGMLTPPVGLNLFVASSITGQSIESVIKATIPWMFALLVGLIIVTYVPSISLFLPKLIYGG
- a CDS encoding DctP family TRAP transporter solute-binding subunit, with product MFKIILILLIFYQSIFAETVIRFSHVVSPDSPKGMAVEYFKKDLEKTSQGKIKVLIYANGILFDDIPIIRALEKNIVQMAAPSFSKFSDKIRDFQVFDIPFLFTDEDHFRSFCRSRITDILEKQAENHGIIILDFWENGFKQITCRDKLIKTPQDLKGLRVRTMGSQILNSQFSLAGALPFTYPFSSLKHLLAEKIIDCQENTFNNIYSQKLHEYQKYITLSNHGYLGYAVVISKKFWNNLTQNERTLIQDSLKKATEFEKSITQNLNYIDYFRLKSNNKVVIYELSPSEKKIWEDFYRKHKQIFYNHLSAEIQKELENMGL
- a CDS encoding sigma-54 dependent transcriptional regulator, whose translation is MDKIFIIDDEIYTLEFFGEFLAGEYEVFKFRSPLEALNKIDKIYPDLVICDNLMPELSGFEVLNIINRDFSDITFIMMTAYGSIETAVDAVKKGAFDFITKPFDNIDELMIKIKKGIENSKLKTDLKILQKNINDLYGISNIIAKSKKMEDLLGIIKKISTVNSNILLIGESGTGKELIARAIHNLSHRNKNRFLAVNCAAIPETLEESLFFGYEKGAFTGADITKKGYFEEANHGTIFLDEIGEASLSLQTKLLRVIQERNIKRLGSSDLIDIDIRIISATNRDLAKEVEEKRFRSDLYYRINVITIKIPPLRERTEDIPYLAEYFVKKYCNAFGKKEMRISPTFMKLLFSHNWPGNVRELENMIEKAVALSDGDILKEDIIKDHIVGNPEINNTLLDYKTAKLNFEKEYLQKLLTLTNNNIQQASKIAKIDPATFHRKLSRIKNV
- a CDS encoding TRAP transporter substrate-binding protein, whose protein sequence is MKYFKMLFVIGLSLLFASTVFANQVVIKFSHVVAPDTPKGLAANFFKSYVEKESKGQIKVEVFPNSTLYGDREEVEALKMNAVQIIAPSFSKFTGFVPQFQLFDLPFLFENEKQLHKFLDGEWGQKMLKLVEPKGMIGLAYWDNGFKDISNNKREIRKPEDAAGLKFRIMSSKVLEAQFKALGANPQVLPFSEVYSALQQGVVDGAENPVSNFYTQKMHEVQRYYTVSGHGYLGYLVVTNKIFWNSLSPEHKKIVMEGIKQATIKEREWAAKLDDDYFAKVKAYGKIQIYTLTPEEKKLWQKKLMAIYPQFYDVIGKEYIDAALNTK
- a CDS encoding ATP-binding protein, which gives rise to MIKQFLKNLNPFELIILISILIFIIISSLMYVDKKSNEKFRSFVYKTQEKTILKLLNKLEEELAQKDLFLNKISSSKSFETKNDLIIISNGGLIFTNITEPLNIDIINYQLKNKVFVTQINNKNYLAIHIKKEDTHYISLVNLDEILSNLLFGENILILNKDGTISYSSEYINFYPEIINKKEKQFSILSGGSEYSVTGASFYNSLDIYIYAPFKYYYSGLMDKELKIGFSALIFGTIILILLFTIKITVNRFIYEKEKYQKLFQLEHEKFQRIVESIDEGVILIDKNYQLLWANSYIVKKLPDIQTGYCYEKITGRQQKCPFCMFEQVFESKKSFSVSTVDFLKGNKGQYEVIWAPLFDEKGDVTACVELVRDISKIKDLEAQLIQAEKLSALGLLAGGVAHEINNPLVGILNISQLLSKRFEEGSKEKELINIIIEAGKETKNIVQNLLDYARQGVEKHEEFDLRESVNFAIKIFGSIIKKKKITINNNLKYPILVKASKGKMHQVFLNLISNSLDALKENGIIELSYEESAQYRSVKIKDTGSGIKKEHLNKIFDPFFTTKEVGKGTGLGLSVTNAIIRDMGWDIKVSSEYGKGTEFEIIIKN